From one Plantibacter flavus genomic stretch:
- the murJ gene encoding murein biosynthesis integral membrane protein MurJ, whose translation MADGIGRASALLASGTLVSRLLGFVKAILVAQAIGVLVIGDTFAIANQLPNTIYVIIGGGVLSAVLVPQIVRAGVHADGGNAYINKLVTITLVFIGGATALITLLAPVFVFIVAATLSPDQFALATAFAYWCLPQILFYALYTVLGEVLNARKMFGPFTWAPVLNNVIAIAGLIAFITLYGSGDLAVSEWTDGRTVLLAGSATLGVVVQAAFLMLFWRRAGLRFRPDFQWRGVGLRATGRIASWTFGMLLLTTGAGIVETQIVASVSDQGPSVAILNYAWLIFMLPHSIITVSIATAYFTRMSEHAQGTRERGRDIQRLQADISGAIRVVSVLIVLAAAVIMVVAVPFGSVFAETFEQAQAMGGIIIAFMIGLVPFCILFVLQRAFYALGDTKTPFFFTLFQTLLFVLLALIVLLVLPPHLVGAGVALAITIACIAQTVVAALLLRRRLGGLDGRRIVLSLVRFIAAAVPAAVVGVVVLLLLGGVSEEGFPTATIPGAIVTMAVVGAAMAAVYLAVLALLRTPELKAALAPVLARFGR comes from the coding sequence ATGGCTGACGGCATCGGCAGAGCGAGCGCGCTCCTCGCCTCGGGAACCCTCGTCTCCCGACTGCTCGGCTTCGTCAAAGCGATCCTCGTGGCTCAGGCCATCGGCGTCCTGGTCATCGGTGACACCTTCGCGATCGCCAACCAGCTCCCGAACACGATCTACGTCATCATCGGTGGCGGCGTGCTCAGCGCCGTGCTCGTGCCGCAGATCGTCCGTGCGGGGGTCCATGCCGACGGTGGCAACGCGTACATCAACAAGCTCGTCACCATCACCCTCGTCTTCATCGGCGGGGCCACCGCGCTCATCACCCTGCTCGCACCCGTATTCGTGTTCATCGTCGCCGCGACGCTGTCGCCCGATCAATTCGCGCTCGCGACGGCGTTCGCCTACTGGTGTCTCCCGCAGATCCTGTTCTACGCGCTCTACACCGTCCTCGGGGAGGTCCTGAACGCACGCAAGATGTTCGGACCGTTCACCTGGGCACCGGTGCTCAACAACGTCATCGCGATCGCCGGGCTCATCGCCTTCATCACGCTGTACGGCAGCGGCGACCTCGCGGTCAGCGAGTGGACCGACGGTCGAACGGTGCTCCTCGCAGGGTCCGCCACCCTCGGCGTCGTCGTCCAGGCCGCCTTCCTCATGCTGTTCTGGCGTCGGGCCGGACTGCGTTTCCGACCGGACTTCCAGTGGCGAGGCGTCGGCCTCCGGGCCACCGGACGGATCGCCAGCTGGACCTTCGGCATGCTGCTCCTGACGACCGGTGCCGGGATCGTCGAGACCCAGATCGTCGCCTCCGTGAGCGATCAGGGGCCCTCGGTCGCGATCCTCAACTACGCCTGGCTGATCTTCATGCTCCCGCACTCGATCATCACCGTCTCGATCGCGACGGCCTATTTCACGCGGATGAGCGAGCACGCGCAGGGCACACGCGAGCGCGGACGGGACATCCAGCGACTGCAGGCCGACATCTCCGGGGCCATCCGCGTCGTGAGCGTCCTCATCGTGCTCGCAGCGGCCGTCATCATGGTGGTCGCCGTGCCATTCGGGAGCGTCTTCGCCGAGACGTTCGAGCAGGCGCAGGCGATGGGTGGCATCATCATCGCCTTCATGATCGGACTCGTCCCCTTCTGCATCCTCTTCGTCCTCCAGCGCGCCTTCTACGCCCTCGGCGACACGAAGACGCCCTTCTTCTTCACCCTGTTCCAGACCCTCCTGTTCGTCCTCCTGGCGCTGATCGTGCTCCTGGTCCTCCCACCGCATCTGGTGGGTGCCGGCGTCGCGCTCGCCATCACGATCGCGTGCATCGCTCAGACCGTGGTCGCCGCACTACTGCTCCGGCGCCGGCTCGGGGGTCTCGACGGCCGACGCATCGTCCTGAGCCTGGTCCGGTTCATCGCCGCCGCCGTGCCTGCGGCCGTGGTCGGCGTCGTCGTGCTGCTGCTGCTCGGCGGTGTCAGCGAGGAGGGGTTCCCGACCGCCACGATCCCCGGCGCCATCGTCACCATGGCCGTCGTCGGGGCGGCGATGGCTGCCGTGTACCTCGCGGTGCTCGCCCTCCTGCGCACGCCGGAGCTCAAGGCTGCCTTGGCACCCGTCCTCGCCCGATTCGGGCGCTGA
- the trxB gene encoding thioredoxin-disulfide reductase, whose product MRQVIIIGSGPAGYTAAIYAARASLQPLLVASSVEAGGELMNTTEIENFPGFPEGIQGPELMMKLQEQAERFGTEVLYDDVTELKLDGEVKTVTLGNGQVHEAHTVIFATGSAYRKLGLHDEERLSGHGVSWCATCDGFFFKEKTIAVIGGGDSAMEEATFLTRFASKVWVIHRKDTLRASKIMQDRAFANEKIEFIWNSEVAGITGAEAVDGVTLRSTIDGTETHLPIGGLFIAIGNDPRTHLIHGQLELAPEGTIAVKGRSSKTNLPGVFAAGDVIDPTYRQAITAAGSGTIAALDAEHYLADLEQAAGEASAIGEAQTAGRPQPADPVLTTTV is encoded by the coding sequence GTGCGTCAGGTCATCATCATCGGATCAGGACCCGCCGGCTACACGGCGGCGATCTACGCTGCCCGCGCCTCGCTGCAGCCGCTGCTCGTCGCATCATCGGTCGAGGCCGGCGGCGAGCTCATGAACACCACCGAGATCGAGAACTTCCCCGGCTTCCCCGAGGGCATCCAGGGCCCCGAGCTCATGATGAAGCTCCAGGAGCAGGCGGAGCGGTTCGGCACCGAGGTGCTCTACGACGACGTCACCGAGCTGAAGCTCGACGGCGAGGTCAAGACGGTCACCCTGGGCAACGGACAGGTGCACGAGGCACACACCGTGATCTTCGCCACCGGCTCCGCCTACCGCAAGCTCGGCCTGCACGACGAAGAGCGACTCTCCGGCCACGGTGTGTCCTGGTGCGCCACCTGCGACGGCTTCTTCTTCAAGGAGAAGACGATCGCGGTCATCGGTGGCGGCGACAGCGCCATGGAGGAGGCCACGTTCCTCACGCGGTTCGCGTCGAAGGTCTGGGTCATCCACCGCAAGGACACCCTCCGCGCGTCGAAGATCATGCAGGACCGCGCGTTCGCGAACGAGAAGATCGAGTTCATCTGGAACAGCGAAGTCGCCGGCATCACCGGTGCCGAGGCGGTCGACGGCGTGACCCTGCGCTCGACCATTGACGGCACGGAGACCCACCTGCCGATCGGTGGCCTGTTCATCGCGATCGGCAACGACCCGCGGACGCACCTCATCCACGGCCAGCTGGAGCTCGCCCCCGAGGGCACGATCGCCGTCAAGGGCCGCTCGTCGAAGACCAACCTCCCCGGCGTCTTCGCCGCGGGCGACGTCATCGACCCCACGTACCGACAGGCCATCACCGCCGCCGGCAGCGGCACCATCGCCGCCCTCGACGCGGAGCACTACCTCGCAGACCTCGAGCAGGCTGCTGGGGAAGCGTCGGCCATCGGCGAAGCACAGACCGCCGGTCGTCCGCAGCCGGCCGACCCCGTGCTCACCACCACCGTTTGA